The Henckelia pumila isolate YLH828 chromosome 2, ASM3356847v2, whole genome shotgun sequence genome includes a window with the following:
- the LOC140877767 gene encoding peptidyl-prolyl cis-trans isomerase CYP40 has translation MGGKPRCFLDISIGEELEGRIIVELFDDVVPKTADNFRALCTGEKGIGLNTGVPLHFKGSRFHRVIKGFMIQGGDISAGDGTGGESIYGLKFEDENFESKHERKGMLSMANAGPNTNGSQFFITTTRTSHLDGKHVVFGKVIKGMGVVRSVEHVTIGENDCPSVDVVISDCGEIAEGADDGIVNFFKDGDLFPDWPADLDNNSSELSWWMNAVESIKGYGNEHFKKQDYKMALRKYRKALRYLDICWEKEGIDEDKSVYLRKMKAQIFTNSSACKLKLGDLKGALLDTDFAMRDDENNAKALFRQGQAHVALNDIDAAVESFKKALELEPNDGAIKKEFAAAKKRISDRRNQERKAYAKMFQ, from the exons ATGGGTGGGAAACCTCGGTGCTTTCTGGATATTAGCATTGGAGAGGAGCTGGAAGGAAGGATTATTGTGGAATTGTTCGATGATGTAGTCCCCAAAACGGCTGATAATTTCAGGGCTCTTTGTACTGGAGAGAAGGGCATTGGCCTTAACACCGGTGTCCCTCTCCATTTCAAG GGATCTAGATTTCATCGTGTCATTAAAGGTTTTATGATACAAGGTGGTGATATTTCTGCTGGTGATGGGACTGGAGGCGAATCCATTTATGGACTGAAATTTGAAGATGAGAATTTTGAATCAAAACATGAAAGGAAGGGCATGTTGTCAATGGCCAATGCTGGACCAAACACTAATGGTTCCCAGTTTTTCATCACCACTACTCGGACTTCTCATTTGGATGGAAAGCACGTTGTATTTGGGAAAGTCATAAAAGGCATGGGTGTCGTGCGCTCTGTCGAACATGTCACAATTGGTGAAAATGACTGCCCTTCAGTTGATGTTGTTATTTCCGATTGTGGAGAAATCGCAGAGGGTGCTGACGATGGGATAGTTAACTTTTTCAAAGACGGCGATTTGTTTCCTGACTGGCCCGCCGATCTCGACAATAATTCCAGTGAGCTCTCTTGGTGGATGAATGCTGTTGAATCAATCAAGGGATATGGAAATGAGCATTTTAAG AAACAAGACTATAAGATGGCTTTGCGGAAATACCGTAAGGCTCTGCGGTATCTGGACATCTGCTGGGAAAAAGAAGGGATTGACGAAG ATAAGAGCGTATATTTGAGAAAGATGAAAGCTCAAATATTTACTAACAGTTCC GCTTGTAAACTAAAACTGGGAGACTTGAAGGGAGCACTTCTAGACACAGACTTCGCTATGCGGGATGATGAAAACAATGCAAAGGCGTTGTTCCGCCAGGGCCAG GCACATGTGGctttaaatgatatagatgctgCGGTTGAGAGTTTTAAGAAAGCATTGGAGTTGGAACCAAATGATG GTGCAATTAAAAAGGAGTTTGCGGCTGCAAAGAAAAGG ATTTCTGATAGACGTAACCAGGAAAGGAAAGCATATGCCAAGATGTTCCAATGA